The following proteins are encoded in a genomic region of Camarhynchus parvulus chromosome 4A, STF_HiC, whole genome shotgun sequence:
- the NSDHL gene encoding sterol-4-alpha-carboxylate 3-dehydrogenase, decarboxylating isoform X1, with protein sequence MGKELGAVGKELGAGEQDSGGQCLIQAMATRLRSAGRSCTVIGGSGFLGQHMVEQLLAKGYSVNVFDIQQSFESEQVTFFLGDLCDKEALLPALQGVSVVFHCASPAPSSDNRELFYKVNFMGTKAVIEACKEAGVQKLVLTSSASVVFEGTDIKNGSEDLPYAQKPIDYYTETKILQEKEVLSANDPDNNFLTTAIRPHGIFGPRDPQLVPILIQAARSGKMKFIIGDGKNLVDFTYVENVVHGHILAAEKLHKGSPLCGKAFHITNDEPIPFWTFMSRILTGLDYDPPKYHIPYWLAYYLALLLALLLALLRPLVTIKATFTPMRVALAGTFHYYSCEKAKRAMGYSPVVSLDEAIARTVQSYPSLRRARA encoded by the exons atggggaaggagctgggagctgtggggaaggagctgggagcaggggagcag GATTCTGGTGGACAGTGCCTCATCCAAGCCATGGCCACACGCCTCAGATCG gctggcaggagctgcaccgTCATCGGGGGCTCGGGGTTCCTGGGGCAGCACAtggtggagcagctgctggccaagggCTACAGCGTCAACGTCTTCGACATCCAGCAGAGCTTTGAGAGTGAGCAGGTGACCTTCTTCCTGGGAGACCTGTGTGACAAGGAG gctctgctgccagccctgcaagGAGTGTCTGTGGTGTTCCACTGTGCCTCACCAGCCCCTTCCAGTGACAACAGGGAGCTGTTCTACAAGGTGAATTTTATGGGAACCAAGGCAGTCATTGAAGCCTGCAAAGAAGCTGGAGTGCAG AAATTGGTGTTAACCAGCAGTGCCAGTGTAGTTTTTGAGGGCACAGACATAAAAAATGGCTCAGAAGATCTCCCCTATGCACAAAAACCTATTGATTACTACACAGAGACCAAGATCCTGCAGGAGAAG GAGGTGCTCAGTGCAAACGACCCAGACAACAATTTCCTCACCACTGCAATCCGTCCCCATGGAATATTTGGTCCCAGAGACCCTCAGCTGGTTCCCATCCTCATCCAGGCAGCTCGGAGTGGCAAAATGAAGTTCATCATTGG GGATGGAAAGAACTTGGTGGATTTCACCTACGTGGAGAACGTGGTGCATGGGCACATCCTGGCTGCAGAAAAGCTGCACAAAGGCTCTCCCCTGTGTGGGAAG GCCTTTCACATCACCAACGATGAACCAATTCCCTTCTGGACGTTCATGTCCCGCATCCTGACCGGCCTGGACTACGACCCTCCCAAGTACCACATTCCCTACTGGCTGGCCTATtacctggccctgctgctggccctgctgctggccctgctcaggcCCCTGGTGACCATCAAGGCCACCTTCACTCCCATGAGGGTGGCCCTGGCTGGGACCTTCCACTACTACAGCTGTGAGAAGGCCAAGAGGGCCATGGGCTACAGCCCCGTGGTCAGCCTGGACGAGGCCATTGCCAGGACTGTGCAGAGCTACCCCAGCCTGCGCCGGGCCAGGGCCTGA
- the LOC115914862 gene encoding glutamine amidotransferase-like class 1 domain-containing protein 3A, mitochondrial — MAKRVAVLLAGCGVFDGSEIHEASAVLVHLSREGAQAEVYAPNIPQMHVVDHVKGQPTPEQRNVLVESARIARGNIKDLATLDVKGLDALIIPGGFGVAKNLSTWATQGKNCSVSKEVEAVLRAFHAAHKPIGLCCISPVLAAKIFPGCEVTVGHDTECEQWPYAKTAEAMKELGCRHVNSQVTEAHVDARNRLVSTSAFMCNAPMHQVHDGIGSMVREVLRLA, encoded by the exons ATGGCCAAGCGGGTGGCcgtgctgctggctggctgcGGGGTGTTCGACGGCAGCGAGATCCACGAGGCGTCGGCGGTGCTGGTGCATCTCAGCCGGGAGGGGGCTCAG GCTGAGGTTTATGCTCCCAACATCCCCCAGATGCATGTGGTGGACCACGTGAAGGGGCAGCCCACGCCAGAGCAGCGCAATGTCCTGGTGGAGAGTGCCAGGATAGCCAGAGGCAACATCAAGGACCTGGCCACGCTGGATGTCAAGGGGCTGGATGCCCTCATCATCCCAG GTGGCTTCGGGGTGGCAAAAAACCTGAGCACTTGGGCCACACAGGGCAAGAACTGCAGCGTCTCCAAAGAGGTGGAGGCTGTCCTGAGGGCATTCCACGCTGCCCACAAACCCATCGGGCTGTGCTGCAtctccccagtgctggcagccaaAATCTTCCCAGGCTGTGAGGTCACCGTGGGACACGACACGGAGTGTGAGCA GTGGCCTTATGCCAAGACTGCAGAGGCCAtgaaggagctgggctgcaggcacGTGAACAGCCAGGTCACCGAGGCCCACGTGGATGCCAGGAACCGCCTGGTGAGCACCAGCGCCTTCATGTGCAACGCCCCCATGCACCAGGTGCACGACGGCATCGGCAGCATGGTCAGGGAGGTGCTCCGGCTGGCCTGA
- the LOC115914788 gene encoding centrin-2-like has product MEGRDIEATRREAGGMACGFKKPSLGAAAPRKKASPKLELPEEQQREIRDAFELFDTDGSGSIDVKELKVAMRALGFEPKKEEIKKIISDIDKEGTGKISFSDFLAVMSQRMAEKDSKEEILKAFKLFDDDETGKISFQNLKRVAKVLGENLTDEELQEMIDEADRDGDGQVSEQEFLRIMKKTGLY; this is encoded by the exons ATGGAAGGGCGCGATATTGAGGCTACCAGGCGTGAAGCCGGCGGGATG GCCTGCGGCTTTAAGAAGCCGTCGCTGGGAGCCGCGGCGCCGAGGAAGAAGGCGAGTCCCAAGCTGGAGCTGCCGGAGGAGCAGCAGCGGGAGATCCGCGACGCCTTCGAGCTCTTCGACACCGACGGCAGCGGCAGCATCGATGTCAAGGAGCTGAAG GTGGCCATGAGGGCCCTGGGGTTTGAACCTAAGAAAGAAGAGATCAAGAAAATCATCTCAGACATCGATAAGGAAGGGACAGGAAAAATCAGCTTCAGTGACTTCCTGGCAGTGATGTCACAGAGAATG GCTGAAAAAGATTCCAAAGAGGAGATTCTCAAAGCTTTCAAACTCTTTGATGATGATGAgactggaaaaatctctttccaaAACCTCAAACGTGTGGCCAAAGTGCTGGGGGAGAACCTCACTGATGAAGAGCTGCAG GAGATGATTGATGAGGCAGATCGGGATGGGGATGGGCAAGTGAGTGAGCAGGAATTCCTGAGGATCATGAAGAAGACCGGCCTGTACTGA
- the LOC115914878 gene encoding uncharacterized protein LOC115914878: MGDSGAESLHSCIGLLGISAGSLLLAVHFYSSAQAAPLIPSTALGILLLLVSALLAYAGIRRSLRNASLLVALCLTLSALWSGYGVILILAGQGALPGLGDAHDALVPGLATFTLALLLLAVVGFLCGEPLLGLVAAAVSLASAHEVALHCSSSLGPSAVACGHLSVCLVGGYFALGRILRLLTRGTLALPGTDLAKKKAQERGRGSSGSTNPFAAPGLLLNMLSASVFCCRLLGVTHRLFLGHVPWLWAAGTYQIGICVLSYRAMDALMATAFGFTSILKLAAGYCLLYPAWQPEEPSLPTPFLVAFSILFAVLALFLSLQSPVDGLYLLVFVTYCIALACSPRGFFAGGPQGVAVAIFVSSALVALIHLYNVRARAKIPTGKGAVKALLARSSLLKLREGPDLHAPYLGYSKYADAEVLTYACSVLASFALTATGDPKAPLATVVIPWVVVAGGILKLLGGSVAFARGKTLESSAFILYSVMWIIWGLTRYSGLCGTARSFHAAVGIISFMLFNSFIVFCSLFLNMAWCFYSLTFMLIAVSFLLDAIHALPTGYDIAATLIFGLVSFYCFLAALASSTFEGCCLPVGRPMVQLSGVGAGTTKCLHLPARKASSVKRIADILRNGGTCGIPTDTVYVLVAACSRPDAVEKAHRSKRQAQDRPMSLWISSLRQLEPAKHLFTPLLWDFMEAAWPSPISLVIPRGEWVDFLGMKDSAKYVGTPQSVAIRIPDCSVTTHLIDLVGPIVVTSANPTGEADTTHHNQVYAKLGDKVDAVLCAGPSPENIASTVVDCTKIDSGNIGFFRVGIIPKSQVLQILEQVQKKHLVVPSSGACPTKGWEELQSRGHAVPNGVGRAALVEPDPDPEHHTRF, translated from the exons ATGGGCGACAGCGGGGCTGAGTCACTGCATTCCTGCATCGGGCTCCTGGGCATTTCCGCAG GCTCTCTCCTGCTGGCCGTGCATTTCTACAGCTCCGCGCAAGCGGCCCCGCTGATCCCCAGCACGGCTCTGgggatcctgctgctgcttgtgtcGGCTCTCCTGGCATATGCAG GGATCCGGAGGAGCCTCAGGAACGCCTCTCTGCTGGTGGCACTGTGCCTGACCCTGTCAGCCCTCTGGAGTGGCTATGGAGTGATCCTcatcctggcagggcagggagcgcTGCCTGGCCTGGGGGATGCCCACGATGCCCTGGTGCCAGGCCTGGCCACCTtcaccctggccctgctcctgctggccgTGGTGGGCTTCCTCTGTGGGGAGCCCCTCCTGGGCCTGGTGGCCGCTGCCGTGTCCCTGGCCAGCGCCCATGAGGTGGCcctccactgcagctcctcGCTCGGGCCCTCGGCCGTGGCCTGCGGTCACCTCAGTGTCTGCTTGGTTGGGGGCTACTTTGCCCTGGGGAGGATCCTCCGCCTCCTGACCAGAGGGACCCTTGCCCTCCCTGGCACGGATCTCGCCAAGAAGAAGGCCcaggagcggggccggggcagctcGGGCAGCACCAACCCCTTTGCAGCCCCCGGGCTGCTCCTGAACATGCTGTCAGCCAGTGTCTtctgctgcaggctcctgggGGTCACCCACAGGCTCTTCCTGGGCCAcgtgccctggctgtgggcagctggcACCTACCAGATTGGCATCTGTGTGCTGTCCTACCGTGCAATGGACGCTCTCATGGCCACGGCCTTTGGCTTCACTTCCATCCTCAAATTGGCTGCGGGTTACTGCCTCCTGTACCCCGcctggcagccagaggagccGTCTCTCCCAACCCCATTCCTGGTGGCTTTCTCCATTCTTTTTGCTGTCTTggctctttttctctcccttcagAGCCCTGTGGATGGCCTGTACTTGCTGGTTTTTGTCACCTACTGCATTGCCTTGGCTTGCAGccccaggggtttttttgcaggtgGCCCCCAAGGCGTGGCCGTGGCCATTTTTGTGTCCTCGGCCTTGGTGGCTCTGATTCACCTGTACAATGTGAGGGCCAGGGCCAAGATCCCAACAGGGAAGGGTGCTGTGAAGGCCCTCCTTGCTCGCAGCAGCCTCCTGAAGCTCCGGGAGGGGCCAGACCTTCATGCCCCCTACCTGGGCTATTCCAAGTACGCCGATGCAGAGGTCCTTACCTATGCCTGCAGTGTCCTGGCTTCTTTTGCTCTAACAGCCACAGGAGACCCCAAGGCTCCTCTTGCCACCGTGGTCATTCCATGGGTGGTGGTAGCTGGTGGGATCCTGAAGCTCCTTGGTGGCTCAGTGGCCTTTGCCCGGGGTAAAACCCTGGAGAGCAGTGCCTTCATCCTCTACTCTGTCATGTGGATCATCTGGGGCCTGACAAGGTACAGTGGcctctgtggcactgccagaAGCTTCCACGCAGCTGTGGGCATCATTTCCTTCATGCTCTTCAACAGCTTCATTGTCTTCTGCTCACTTTTCTTAAACATGGCCTGGTGCTTCTACTCCCTCACGTTCATGCTCATCGCTGTCAGCTTCCTGCTGGATGCCATCCATGCTCTTCCCACTGGATACGACATCGCTGCCACCCTCATCTTTGGGCTGGTGAGCTTTTATTGCttcctggctgccctggccagcagcaccttTGAGGGCTGCTGCTTGCCCGTGGGGAGGCCCATGGTGCAGCTCAGTGGTGTTGGGGCAGGAACGACCAAGTGCCTTCACCTGCCTGCCAGGAAAGCTTCCTCAGTCAAGAGAATCGCAG ATATCCTGAGGAACGGTGGCACCTGTGGCATCCCCACGGACACTGTGTACGTGCTGGTGGCCGCCTGCAGCCGGCCTGACGCCGTGGAGAAAGCTCATCG ATCCAAGCGCCAGGCTCAGGATCGCCCCATGTCCCTCTGGATTTCCAGCCTAAGGCAGCTGGAACCTGCCAAGCACTTGTTCACTCCCCTCCTCTGGGACTTCATGGAGGCTGCCTGGCCATCTCCCATTAGCTTGGTCATTCCCAGAG GTGAATGGGTGGATTTCCTGGGAATGAAGGACTCTGCTAAGTACGTTGGGACCCCTCAGAGTGTGGCCATCCGCATTCCCGACTGCTCCGTCACCACACACCTCATCGACTTG GTTGGCCCCATTGTGGTCACATCAGCCAACCCAACGGGAGAGGCTGACACGACCCACCACAACCAAGTGTATGCCAAGCTGGGAGATAAG GTGGATGCAGTTCTTTGTGCTGGGCCTTCTCCAGAGAACATTGCCTCCACTGTGGTGGACTGCACCAAGATCGACAGTGGGAACATTGGATTCTTCCGAGTCGGCATCATCCCCAAGTCTCAG GTGCTGCAGATCCTGGAGCAGGTGCAGAAGAAACACCTGGTGGTCCCTAGCAGTGGCGCTTGCCCCACAAAAGGCTGGGAAGAGCTCCAGAGTCGTGGCCATGCTGTGCCCAACggggtgggcagagctgccttggTGGAGCCGGATCCTGATCCCGAGCATCACACCCGCTTCTGA
- the NSDHL gene encoding sterol-4-alpha-carboxylate 3-dehydrogenase, decarboxylating isoform X2: MATRLRSAGRSCTVIGGSGFLGQHMVEQLLAKGYSVNVFDIQQSFESEQVTFFLGDLCDKEALLPALQGVSVVFHCASPAPSSDNRELFYKVNFMGTKAVIEACKEAGVQKLVLTSSASVVFEGTDIKNGSEDLPYAQKPIDYYTETKILQEKEVLSANDPDNNFLTTAIRPHGIFGPRDPQLVPILIQAARSGKMKFIIGDGKNLVDFTYVENVVHGHILAAEKLHKGSPLCGKAFHITNDEPIPFWTFMSRILTGLDYDPPKYHIPYWLAYYLALLLALLLALLRPLVTIKATFTPMRVALAGTFHYYSCEKAKRAMGYSPVVSLDEAIARTVQSYPSLRRARA, translated from the exons ATGGCCACACGCCTCAGATCG gctggcaggagctgcaccgTCATCGGGGGCTCGGGGTTCCTGGGGCAGCACAtggtggagcagctgctggccaagggCTACAGCGTCAACGTCTTCGACATCCAGCAGAGCTTTGAGAGTGAGCAGGTGACCTTCTTCCTGGGAGACCTGTGTGACAAGGAG gctctgctgccagccctgcaagGAGTGTCTGTGGTGTTCCACTGTGCCTCACCAGCCCCTTCCAGTGACAACAGGGAGCTGTTCTACAAGGTGAATTTTATGGGAACCAAGGCAGTCATTGAAGCCTGCAAAGAAGCTGGAGTGCAG AAATTGGTGTTAACCAGCAGTGCCAGTGTAGTTTTTGAGGGCACAGACATAAAAAATGGCTCAGAAGATCTCCCCTATGCACAAAAACCTATTGATTACTACACAGAGACCAAGATCCTGCAGGAGAAG GAGGTGCTCAGTGCAAACGACCCAGACAACAATTTCCTCACCACTGCAATCCGTCCCCATGGAATATTTGGTCCCAGAGACCCTCAGCTGGTTCCCATCCTCATCCAGGCAGCTCGGAGTGGCAAAATGAAGTTCATCATTGG GGATGGAAAGAACTTGGTGGATTTCACCTACGTGGAGAACGTGGTGCATGGGCACATCCTGGCTGCAGAAAAGCTGCACAAAGGCTCTCCCCTGTGTGGGAAG GCCTTTCACATCACCAACGATGAACCAATTCCCTTCTGGACGTTCATGTCCCGCATCCTGACCGGCCTGGACTACGACCCTCCCAAGTACCACATTCCCTACTGGCTGGCCTATtacctggccctgctgctggccctgctgctggccctgctcaggcCCCTGGTGACCATCAAGGCCACCTTCACTCCCATGAGGGTGGCCCTGGCTGGGACCTTCCACTACTACAGCTGTGAGAAGGCCAAGAGGGCCATGGGCTACAGCCCCGTGGTCAGCCTGGACGAGGCCATTGCCAGGACTGTGCAGAGCTACCCCAGCCTGCGCCGGGCCAGGGCCTGA